Proteins encoded by one window of Chryseobacterium aquaeductus:
- the darT gene encoding type II toxin-antitoxin system toxin DNA ADP-ribosyl transferase DarT, translated as MTNLKKKYIYRMTHIDNIPHVLEYGITHRNSINANKNFVPIGDNTLINTRNIRKLNNGNLLGEYIPFYFGVRTPMLFVIQKGFNGVNQTYAENIIYCVSSISEIIDSEINFIFTDGHAIDSFSTEYSKNQVKNIDNILDYNAINSNYWIDENDLDKKRRKEAELLLESDLPNKYILGYICFNEDAKTKLINFGIDKNIIVVKPNSYF; from the coding sequence ATGACTAATCTTAAAAAGAAGTATATATATAGAATGACTCATATTGACAATATACCTCATGTATTAGAATATGGCATTACTCATAGAAATTCTATTAATGCAAATAAGAATTTTGTACCCATTGGAGACAACACGCTTATAAACACAAGAAATATTAGGAAATTAAACAATGGAAATCTATTAGGCGAATATATTCCGTTTTATTTTGGAGTTAGAACTCCTATGCTTTTTGTTATTCAAAAAGGTTTTAATGGAGTAAATCAAACATATGCCGAAAATATTATTTATTGTGTTTCTTCAATTTCAGAAATTATTGATTCCGAAATCAATTTTATTTTCACAGATGGTCATGCTATAGACTCATTTTCAACAGAATATTCAAAAAATCAAGTTAAAAACATTGATAATATATTAGATTACAATGCTATTAACTCAAATTATTGGATTGATGAAAATGATTTGGATAAAAAAAGACGAAAAGAAGCTGAGCTCTTATTAGAGTCTGATTTGCCTAATAAGTATATTTTAGGTTATATTTGCTTCAATGAAGACGCCAAGACTAAGTTAATTAATTTTGGAATTGATAAAAATATAATTGTTGTTAAACCAAACTCTTATTTCTAG
- the groL gene encoding chaperonin GroEL (60 kDa chaperone family; promotes refolding of misfolded polypeptides especially under stressful conditions; forms two stacked rings of heptamers to form a barrel-shaped 14mer; ends can be capped by GroES; misfolded proteins enter the barrel where they are refolded when GroES binds) yields the protein MAKEIKFDIESRDALKRGVDALANAVKVTLGPKGRNVVIEKSFGAPHVTKDGVSVAKEIELEDRVENMGAQMVKEVASKTNDIAGDGTTTATVLAQAIVREGLKNVAAGANPMDLKRGIDKAVTAVVANLKEQSKQVGDSTEMVKQVASVSANNDETIGSLIAEAFGKVGKEGVITVEEAKGIDTTVDVVEGMQFDRGYQSPYFVTNPEKMTVELENPYILLVEKKISSMKELLPVLEPIAQSGKSLLIISEEVEGEALATLVVNKLRGSLKIAAVKAPGFGDRRKAMLEDIAILTGGQVISEEQGFTMENVSLDMLGTAEKVSIDKDNTTIVNGGGEESKIKGRVNQIKAQMETTTSDYDREKLQERLAKLAGGVAVLYVGAASEVEMKEKKDRVDDALNATRAAVEEGIVAGGGVAFVRAISALENLEGINADETTGIKIVKRAIEEPLRQIVANAGGEGSVIVAKVAEGSGDFGYNAKTDEYVNMLEAGIIDPTKVTRVALENAASVSGMLLTTECVITEIKSAEPAMPMGGGMPGMM from the coding sequence ATGGCAAAAGAAATAAAATTCGATATCGAGTCAAGAGACGCTCTAAAAAGAGGAGTTGATGCATTGGCTAATGCAGTAAAAGTAACTTTAGGACCAAAAGGTAGAAACGTAGTGATCGAAAAATCTTTCGGTGCACCTCATGTGACTAAAGATGGTGTTTCTGTAGCAAAAGAAATCGAACTTGAAGACAGAGTAGAAAACATGGGAGCGCAAATGGTAAAAGAAGTTGCTTCCAAAACCAATGATATCGCAGGAGACGGTACTACTACCGCTACTGTTTTAGCACAGGCTATCGTAAGAGAAGGTCTTAAAAACGTAGCTGCTGGGGCAAACCCAATGGACTTGAAAAGAGGAATCGACAAAGCAGTAACTGCTGTTGTTGCAAACCTAAAAGAGCAGTCTAAGCAAGTTGGTGATTCTACAGAAATGGTGAAGCAAGTAGCTTCAGTTTCTGCAAACAACGACGAAACGATCGGATCTTTGATCGCTGAAGCTTTCGGTAAAGTAGGTAAAGAAGGTGTAATCACTGTAGAAGAAGCTAAAGGTATCGATACAACAGTAGACGTTGTAGAAGGTATGCAGTTTGACAGAGGTTACCAGTCTCCATATTTCGTGACGAATCCTGAGAAAATGACGGTTGAATTGGAAAACCCTTACATTCTTTTAGTTGAGAAAAAAATCTCTTCAATGAAAGAATTACTTCCTGTTCTTGAGCCAATCGCACAAAGCGGAAAATCTTTATTGATTATTTCTGAAGAAGTTGAAGGTGAAGCTTTGGCAACTTTGGTAGTGAACAAATTAAGAGGTTCTCTTAAAATTGCAGCTGTAAAAGCTCCAGGATTTGGTGACAGAAGAAAAGCAATGTTGGAAGATATCGCTATCTTAACTGGTGGACAGGTTATTTCTGAAGAGCAAGGTTTCACAATGGAAAATGTATCTCTTGATATGTTGGGAACTGCTGAAAAAGTATCGATCGACAAAGACAATACAACAATCGTAAACGGTGGTGGTGAAGAAAGCAAGATCAAAGGCAGAGTAAACCAGATCAAAGCTCAGATGGAAACAACTACTTCTGACTACGACAGAGAAAAACTACAGGAGAGATTAGCTAAGTTAGCCGGTGGTGTTGCCGTACTTTACGTAGGTGCAGCTTCTGAAGTTGAAATGAAAGAGAAAAAAGACAGAGTTGACGATGCATTAAACGCTACGAGAGCAGCGGTTGAAGAAGGTATCGTTGCAGGTGGTGGTGTTGCTTTTGTAAGAGCAATCTCTGCTTTAGAAAATCTTGAAGGAATCAATGCAGACGAAACTACTGGTATCAAAATCGTAAAAAGAGCGATCGAAGAGCCATTAAGACAAATCGTTGCTAACGCAGGAGGTGAAGGTTCTGTAATCGTAGCTAAAGTTGCTGAAGGCAGCGGAGACTTCGGATACAACGCTAAAACTGACGAGTATGTGAACATGCTTGAAGCAGGTATCATCGACCCTACGAAAGTAACAAGAGTTGCCCTTGAAAACGCAGCTTCAGTTTCTGGAATGCTATTAACAACAGAGTGTGTAATCACTGAAATCAAGAGCGCAGAACCTGCTATGCCAATGGGAGGTGGAATGCCGGGAATGATGTAG
- a CDS encoding four helix bundle protein, whose amino-acid sequence MEAENQLILSKDLNYINEIDYQNLLEDLTILKKKLVTLWNRLNGN is encoded by the coding sequence ATCGAAGCCGAAAACCAATTAATTCTATCTAAAGATTTAAATTACATTAACGAGATTGATTATCAAAATCTTTTAGAAGACTTAACAATACTAAAAAAGAAGCTTGTCACCCTTTGGAACAGGCTTAACGGAAATTAA
- a CDS encoding four helix bundle protein: MRDFKKFEVWRLSHQLTLKIYTSTKSFPKEEIFGLTSQIRRSFASIGYNISEGSGRNSDKEFANFINIALGSSNRSRKPINSI; this comes from the coding sequence ATGAGAGATTTTAAGAAATTTGAAGTTTGGCGACTGAGTCATCAATTAACTTTAAAAATTTATACTTCAACAAAAAGCTTTCCTAAGGAAGAAATTTTTGGATTGACCTCTCAGATCAGAAGATCGTTCGCTTCAATTGGATATAATATCTCAGAAGGAAGCGGTAGAAATTCTGATAAAGAATTTGCTAATTTTATCAATATTGCATTAGGATCATCTAATCGAAGCCGAAAACCAATTAATTCTATCTAA
- a CDS encoding co-chaperone GroES, with the protein MSVNFKPLADRVLIEPIAAETKTASGIIIPDTAKEKPQEGTVVAVGPGKVDEPTTVKVGDKVLYGKYSGSELKLDGKDFLIVKEGDLLGVIG; encoded by the coding sequence ATGTCAGTAAACTTTAAACCCTTAGCAGACAGAGTGCTTATAGAGCCCATCGCTGCAGAAACTAAAACAGCTTCAGGTATTATCATCCCAGACACAGCGAAAGAAAAACCACAAGAAGGTACAGTAGTAGCAGTAGGTCCTGGTAAAGTAGACGAGCCTACCACTGTAAAAGTAGGAGATAAAGTTCTTTATGGAAAATATTCAGGTTCTGAATTAAAATTAGACGGAAAAGATTTCTTAATCGTAAAAGAGGGAGATTTATTGGGTGTAATTGGATAA
- a CDS encoding M1 family metallopeptidase: MQLKVTALAVFLYLGVSAQNIQNNPGSNHGNRFEQLGTILPTPNVYRAASGAPGQAYWQNRADYDISAYLDEHKRNLKGSETITYHNNSPDDLDYIWLQLDENQQSTVKKADYQFSSTLPKSSTDQQLRVTELPVKDNGYGVNLEKVTDASGNPLKYTVNKTMMRIDLPKVLKKGEKFIFKIDWNYNIPNRMKMGGRGGYENFAEDGNDLYTITQWFPRMCVYSDFQGWQNHQFTGRGEFALVFGNYKVSMNVPADHMIGGTGECQNYDQVLTSDQLSRYKKSQTSNEPVEIVTLEEAKKAEKSHSKQRKTWIFEAKDVRDFAWTASRKFVWDAMGVTIPENNNKVMAMSFYPKEAYGLYRKFSTKAVAHTIKTYSEFTIPYPYPVAQSVEASNGMEYPMICFNFGRTEKDGTYSEGTKNGMIGVIIHEVGHNFFPMIINSDERQWSWMDEGLNTFTEYLTEEKWDNKFPSKRGPAWTITDYMKLPKDQLEPIMSNSENIIQFGPNAYAKPATGLNILRETIMGRELFDKAFKTYSKRWAFKHPEPADFFRTMEDASGEDLDWFWRGWFYGTDPVDIAIDKVTIASPDLTTVKVVDETKYKVEKPLQNEFEDISKIRNREDKTITFEVEKDKDLQDFYYRYDRGEEKVDANKEYSVKNEGSVALDKKEQEKFKNINAYQIDFANKGGLVMPIILEFTFEDGSKLKDKSSAQIWRQNEKEVSKTFYFDKKIKSIQLDPMRETADIDTSNNFWSNDQTPSETSKFQVFKQKQDGAVRGGANGRVNPMQAGGKKN; encoded by the coding sequence ATGCAACTTAAAGTAACGGCACTTGCGGTATTTCTATATTTAGGTGTTTCGGCACAAAACATTCAAAACAATCCGGGAAGCAACCACGGCAACAGATTTGAACAACTGGGAACAATTCTTCCCACTCCAAATGTCTACAGAGCTGCATCTGGAGCACCCGGACAGGCATATTGGCAAAACAGAGCCGACTACGACATCTCGGCGTATCTGGATGAGCATAAAAGAAATCTGAAAGGTTCCGAAACAATTACTTATCATAATAATTCTCCTGATGATCTTGATTACATCTGGTTACAATTGGATGAAAACCAGCAATCAACGGTAAAAAAAGCAGATTATCAATTTTCTTCTACTCTCCCAAAATCTTCAACAGATCAACAATTGAGAGTTACTGAATTACCTGTAAAAGACAATGGGTACGGAGTAAATCTGGAGAAAGTAACAGACGCTTCGGGAAATCCTTTGAAATATACCGTCAACAAAACGATGATGCGTATTGATCTGCCTAAAGTTTTAAAGAAAGGAGAAAAATTTATCTTTAAAATAGATTGGAATTACAATATCCCAAACCGCATGAAAATGGGAGGCCGTGGCGGTTACGAAAACTTCGCTGAAGACGGAAATGATTTGTATACCATCACACAATGGTTCCCAAGAATGTGTGTTTACAGTGATTTCCAAGGATGGCAAAATCATCAGTTTACAGGAAGAGGCGAATTTGCTTTGGTTTTTGGAAATTATAAAGTCTCTATGAACGTTCCGGCAGATCATATGATTGGCGGAACCGGCGAGTGCCAAAATTACGATCAGGTTTTAACTTCTGATCAATTATCAAGATATAAAAAATCTCAGACTTCGAATGAGCCGGTAGAAATTGTGACTCTGGAAGAAGCTAAAAAAGCAGAGAAAAGTCACTCAAAGCAAAGAAAAACCTGGATTTTTGAAGCGAAAGATGTGAGAGATTTTGCATGGACGGCTTCAAGAAAATTTGTCTGGGACGCAATGGGTGTTACCATTCCGGAAAACAACAATAAAGTAATGGCGATGAGTTTCTATCCGAAAGAAGCTTATGGTTTATACAGAAAATTCTCTACAAAAGCTGTTGCACATACGATTAAAACGTATTCAGAATTTACAATTCCATATCCTTATCCAGTGGCGCAATCTGTGGAAGCTTCCAACGGGATGGAATATCCGATGATCTGTTTCAACTTCGGAAGAACGGAAAAAGACGGAACTTATTCTGAAGGTACAAAAAACGGAATGATCGGGGTTATTATTCATGAAGTCGGGCACAACTTTTTCCCGATGATCATCAATTCAGACGAAAGACAATGGAGCTGGATGGATGAAGGTTTAAATACATTTACAGAATATCTTACTGAAGAAAAATGGGACAATAAATTCCCATCAAAACGTGGTCCGGCGTGGACGATTACTGATTACATGAAACTTCCGAAAGATCAACTGGAACCGATCATGAGCAACTCTGAAAACATCATTCAGTTTGGCCCGAATGCTTACGCAAAACCTGCAACAGGCTTGAATATTCTTCGTGAAACCATCATGGGAAGAGAATTGTTTGACAAAGCTTTTAAAACTTATTCAAAAAGATGGGCATTTAAACATCCCGAACCTGCAGATTTTTTCAGAACAATGGAAGATGCAAGTGGTGAAGATTTAGATTGGTTCTGGAGAGGTTGGTTTTACGGTACAGATCCTGTAGATATTGCGATCGATAAAGTAACGATAGCAAGTCCTGATTTAACGACCGTAAAAGTAGTTGATGAAACCAAATATAAAGTTGAAAAACCTTTGCAGAACGAATTTGAAGATATTTCGAAAATCAGAAACAGAGAAGACAAAACCATCACTTTTGAGGTAGAAAAAGATAAAGATTTACAAGATTTCTATTACCGTTACGATCGTGGTGAAGAAAAAGTAGACGCCAACAAAGAATACAGTGTCAAAAATGAAGGAAGCGTAGCTTTAGATAAAAAAGAACAGGAAAAATTTAAAAACATAAATGCTTACCAGATAGATTTCGCAAACAAAGGCGGTTTGGTAATGCCGATCATTCTTGAATTTACCTTTGAAGACGGTTCAAAATTAAAAGACAAATCGTCTGCTCAAATCTGGAGACAAAATGAAAAGGAAGTTTCTAAAACGTTCTATTTTGACAAAAAAATAAAATCAATTCAGCTTGATCCTATGAGAGAAACGGCAGACATTGATACTTCAAATAATTTCTGGAGTAATGACCAAACCCCTTCTGAAACTTCCAAATTCCAGGTATTTAAACAAAAACAAGACGGAGCCGTGAGAGGTGGTGCAAATGGAAGAGTAAACCCGATGCAGGCAGGTGGAAAGAAAAATTAA
- a CDS encoding HupE/UreJ family protein: MQDFLFYLKLGWEHIISLDALDHQLFVLALIAVYTSKDWKKILILVTAFTIGHSITLALSILDVVRLPSDWIEFLIPLTIVLTAAGNIIMKNKKQSQNKTNYYLALFFGLIHGLGFANTARVMIAKSQSIAVPLLGFNIGLELGQIVIVLAILILLFILLNLFKINKKDWILFVSSGVFALALKMTLERIPL, from the coding sequence ATGCAGGACTTTTTATTTTACTTAAAACTTGGCTGGGAACATATTATTTCATTGGATGCGCTTGATCATCAGCTTTTTGTTTTAGCTTTAATCGCCGTCTACACTTCCAAAGACTGGAAAAAAATCCTGATTTTGGTGACTGCATTTACCATCGGACATTCAATAACTTTAGCTCTAAGTATTCTTGATGTGGTGAGACTTCCATCAGATTGGATTGAATTTTTGATCCCGTTGACCATTGTTTTGACGGCTGCCGGAAATATCATAATGAAAAATAAAAAGCAGTCTCAAAACAAAACCAATTATTATTTAGCGCTTTTCTTCGGATTGATCCACGGATTAGGATTTGCCAATACCGCAAGAGTGATGATTGCGAAAAGCCAAAGCATTGCAGTTCCGCTTTTGGGTTTTAATATCGGCTTAGAACTTGGGCAAATAGTGATCGTTTTAGCAATTTTAATTTTGCTATTTATACTATTAAATCTTTTCAAAATCAATAAAAAAGACTGGATTTTATTTGTCTCATCCGGAGTTTTTGCGTTGGCATTAAAAATGACTTTAGAAAGAATTCCGTTATAA
- a CDS encoding DUF6702 family protein — MKKALLFFTIIFFLFSFTKEKHPYHVGSVDINYNSKSKTFEVTGRFFLDDLENGLSKKYGKSFHFNDSKYKTQLNETLKNYSSEYFKLKTDNQFLKINYVGYEEDSESVNVYLESEKVENPKKVEAAVSFLYNLFDDQINLVHIIVNGNRKSEKLTYPNRYLFQQF; from the coding sequence ATGAAAAAAGCACTTTTGTTTTTCACTATTATATTTTTCCTTTTTTCTTTCACCAAAGAAAAACATCCTTATCATGTTGGTTCGGTAGATATCAATTACAATTCAAAATCAAAAACTTTTGAGGTTACGGGAAGATTTTTCTTGGATGATTTAGAAAATGGTTTGTCAAAAAAATATGGTAAATCTTTTCATTTTAATGATTCAAAATATAAAACTCAACTTAATGAAACTCTGAAAAACTACAGTTCAGAATATTTTAAGTTGAAAACAGATAATCAGTTTCTAAAAATCAATTACGTCGGTTACGAAGAAGACAGCGAATCAGTAAACGTTTATCTGGAATCTGAAAAAGTGGAAAATCCAAAAAAAGTGGAAGCTGCAGTGAGTTTTTTGTATAATTTATTTGATGATCAGATTAATCTCGTGCATATCATCGTCAACGGAAATCGTAAAAGTGAAAAGCTGACTTATCCGAATCGATATTTATTTCAGCAGTTTTAA
- a CDS encoding acyl carrier protein phosphodiesterase — protein sequence MNFLAHSFLTFNDGQIVGQFLEDFIRNKDRYSFPKDIQDGITLHREIDTYTDSHPALHEAKKVFSPLVRLYSGAFVDVSMDYFLATDLSLNSLKGWKDHSLRVYKVLHKNERFLSENFKYMLTKMEQDNWLYNYRHDQNIKFSMRNVLNKAKYLDKDIPVFQAFLDNKDILQKCYDNFFPDLLAHVKAKNAQLQLQK from the coding sequence ATGAATTTTCTCGCCCATTCTTTTCTCACTTTCAATGACGGACAAATTGTCGGGCAATTTCTTGAAGATTTTATAAGAAACAAAGACCGCTATTCTTTCCCGAAAGACATTCAGGATGGCATTACTTTGCATCGGGAGATCGATACATATACAGATTCTCATCCGGCTTTACATGAAGCTAAAAAAGTTTTTAGTCCGCTTGTAAGATTGTATTCAGGTGCTTTTGTAGATGTTTCGATGGATTATTTTCTGGCGACAGATTTAAGTTTAAATTCCTTAAAAGGTTGGAAAGATCATTCCTTGAGAGTCTATAAAGTTCTCCATAAGAATGAAAGATTTTTGTCAGAAAATTTCAAATATATGCTCACAAAAATGGAGCAGGATAATTGGCTTTACAACTACCGCCATGATCAAAATATAAAATTCAGTATGAGAAATGTTTTGAATAAGGCAAAATATTTAGACAAAGATATTCCTGTCTTTCAAGCTTTTTTAGACAATAAAGATATTTTGCAGAAGTGCTATGATAATTTTTTTCCGGATCTTTTGGCTCATGTAAAAGCAAAAAACGCTCAGTTACAACTTCAAAAATAA
- a CDS encoding M12 family metallo-peptidase has protein sequence MKIQLTSLLLFFATFLSAQNKIFQNPVSENSLNTTQKLSSNLASNYITTKYYTQSTFDLKSGLEIPLPNNKVIKAQYSRSFSYSNNTESSVYTVENEPKSDLVLSKSGNIITGMYASESGEKIIFHQTASNIFAVSIVSESKLINQDSKNDFILDEAAINQKVNANICLSTTPVCPTTIIDVLVVYTTDARIAWGGVAQSDSFVATAITNFNTALINSGVTNVSINLVYTGEIIYTESGSSYTDLASFRNSTDGVMDDVHTLRTTYGADLCALITSSPGDVCGLGYLNSDPTNYSANSAFTVSIYSCVVSNYTLAHEMGHNMGLNHDWFVSQSTTPCEHHHGYSNQTAVSLGTSSTNSQRWRTIMAYNDECAGSGINCSRINRWANPAVNYNFETTGVAIGNPNPSNEAFGFARFACVVSQFMPTANLSTIEIFSADVKDFTIFPNPAKEEINIWIKNDEKYTFKIINALGQIVLTTDKKSITLSGLSSGEYFLSFYNDKNSLVGSKKFIKK, from the coding sequence AATCTTGCTTCCAATTATATTACTACAAAATATTATACACAATCTACTTTTGATCTGAAGTCTGGCTTGGAAATTCCGCTGCCTAATAATAAGGTGATAAAAGCTCAGTATTCTAGATCTTTTTCCTACAGCAACAATACCGAATCTTCTGTATATACCGTAGAAAACGAACCAAAATCTGACTTGGTTTTGTCAAAATCCGGAAATATCATTACCGGGATGTACGCTTCAGAATCTGGAGAAAAAATTATTTTTCACCAAACTGCCAGCAATATTTTCGCAGTTTCAATCGTGAGCGAATCAAAACTTATCAATCAAGATTCTAAAAACGATTTTATTTTAGATGAAGCTGCGATCAATCAAAAAGTAAATGCCAACATTTGTTTATCTACGACTCCGGTTTGCCCCACAACAATAATTGATGTGCTTGTGGTTTACACAACTGATGCAAGAATAGCTTGGGGAGGTGTTGCACAAAGTGATTCTTTTGTGGCAACTGCGATTACCAATTTCAATACAGCACTCATCAATTCGGGTGTAACAAATGTATCAATAAACCTAGTTTACACCGGAGAAATTATCTACACAGAATCAGGAAGCAGCTATACAGATCTCGCAAGTTTCAGAAACAGTACTGATGGTGTGATGGATGATGTTCATACGTTGCGAACAACTTATGGCGCAGATTTATGCGCACTCATTACGTCTAGCCCTGGAGATGTTTGCGGTTTAGGATATTTAAATTCAGACCCTACGAACTATTCCGCCAACTCAGCATTTACGGTTTCCATTTACAGCTGTGTAGTTTCTAATTATACTCTCGCACATGAGATGGGACATAATATGGGTTTGAATCATGATTGGTTTGTAAGTCAATCTACTACTCCTTGTGAACATCATCATGGTTACAGCAACCAGACAGCGGTATCATTGGGAACTTCCAGCACAAATTCTCAACGTTGGAGAACCATCATGGCATACAACGATGAATGTGCAGGAAGCGGAATAAATTGCTCAAGAATCAACAGATGGGCAAACCCTGCTGTAAATTACAATTTTGAAACTACAGGTGTAGCGATAGGAAATCCGAATCCGTCAAACGAAGCTTTTGGCTTTGCTCGTTTTGCGTGCGTTGTATCACAATTTATGCCTACAGCAAATTTGTCAACAATAGAAATTTTCTCAGCAGATGTGAAAGATTTTACAATTTTTCCAAATCCGGCAAAAGAGGAAATCAATATCTGGATAAAAAATGATGAAAAATATACGTTTAAAATCATCAATGCATTGGGACAAATTGTTTTGACGACTGATAAAAAAAGTATTACACTCAGCGGTTTATCTTCAGGAGAATATTTCCTAAGCTTTTACAATGATAAAAATTCTTTAGTAGGAAGCAAAAAATTTATAAAAAAATAA